A stretch of Babesia bigemina genome assembly Bbig001, chromosome : III DNA encodes these proteins:
- a CDS encoding ATP-dependent protease La family protein, putative, whose amino-acid sequence MWLMQRCQGAAVRHGVARCQQEVSALISGNARRGFTAESAAICWNCNVRGSLLHSGSSRREGALSSVFDARNARHFSSKKRGGGSGEKDSDPGSNGGEDGKPEDVDQPPRVVGTIFNGPPNIVFQVIRGQNAAKQRIGRNASGGKIRRLPIPIKTEEAASSGGEAAATEAHPADGTGHEEHPKAEGSHTSVPVEETTDGDAVDKQLITVVESVPGDHDGAAAVIDPQTAEEEVTVVANSGDKESEKIEAPEYDGNAPVQFRLPILHFHSTSRLHALPALAMFQKPAFPGFYQVLQIQDQAVLQCLSNIKQNTGNDYVGGFLTKTQHTRDFQNVAMPMLRDDAGAVQSYEEMHVHGTLLQVITITPHLSHQGGQVILMPHRRIKMTGIHAEPSESYPLFRVSIEYVEDDLKNFEDSRVTKALHLEIIATVKELIKTSNFYKEHFDHIIRIYNLDNPSRIADLIAGISMAKRDQLQAILAEVNIDKRLAMVLEVAKNDLEFAKVQAEVKTQIEEKMSREQRKYILTEQMKMIRKELGLESDDKNTLIEAFETEYAKVEKFMSKEASESYKSGISRLKQLETSSAEFGVCRSHLEWLLGMPWGKFTKDSRDIRNARQVLDKHHFGLKDVKTRLMEYMATSILKGTANGKIICLAGPPGVGKTSIATSVAELLGRKLYRFSLGGLFDVAELRGHRRTYVGALPGKFVQALKYTGSMNPLIVLDEIDKLGRDARGDPASALLEVLDPSQNENFRDYYLDIPVDLSHVLFICTANAVDTIPGPLIDRMEIINIPGYLPEEKLQIAKNYLIPQTLKSTGLQPDVIEMPDSTIQAVIQHYSREAGVRSLLRCIEKIYRKVALNIVMDNADKLEPAAVNSGEEPPIVLSDRDDAKDSGAIAVTNADEGASTAASSERGDQSAEAGAVDATMCSVLSGVDKLVIEEDKLQSYLGVPIYTRDALHPYPLPYGVVMGLAWTNAGGATMYVEARGQMVDKRGNIVEPNRKPASEIAAETATAEEPSEESSFGSFHGTLKVTGHLGNVMTESSQIALTFCKTFIRKHQPRNLFLDEAHIHIHVPEGATPKDGPSGGITMASALISAAAKKRIRPHLAMTGELTLSGKVLRVGGIKEKLIAAIREGVTTVVLPKTNEPDVLDLEESVTSKLEVIYVDCYDDVYAAVFEHE is encoded by the coding sequence aTGTGGTTGATGCAGCGCTGCCAAGGCGCCGCCGTACGGCACGGCGTTGCTCGCTGCCAGCAGGAGGTTTCGGCACTCATAAGCGGCAATGCAAGACGCGGATTCACTGCGGAATCCGCCGCGATCTGCTGGAACTGTAACGTGAGGGGTAGTTTACTTCACTCCGGCTCAAGCCGTAGGGAAGGAGCTTTGTCAAGCGTCTTCGACGCACGCAATGCGCGCCACTTCTCCTCGAAGAAACGAGGTGGCGGAAGTGGCGAAAAGGATTCCGACCCTGGCAGCAACGGCGGCGAGGATGGCAAGCCGGAGGACGTCGACCAGCCTCCCAGGGTTGTTGGAACCATATTTAATGGACCGCCGAATATAGTGTTCCAGGTCATACGTGGCCAGAATGCGGCAAAGCAGCGAATAGGGCGAAATGCCTCGGGTGGCAAGATAAGGCGCTTGCCCATACCAATAAAGACCGAGGAAGCGGCATCCAGTGGCGGTGAGGCCGCTGCCACCGAGGCCCATCCAGCCGACGGAACTGGACACGAGGAACACCCGAAGGCTGAAGGTTCCCATACTTCGGTACCTGTTGAGGAAACCACTGACGGTGACGCCGTGGATAAACAACTCATTACGGTGGTCGAGTCGGTCCCAGGCGATCACGatggcgccgctgccgttatCGACCCCCAAACCGCGGAAGAAGAGGTTACTGTGGTAGCCAACAGCGGCGACAAGGAGAGCGAGAAAATAGAGGCGCCTGAGTACGATGGGAATGCCCCTGTTCAGTTTAGGCTGCCCATATTGCACTTCCACTCCACCAGTCGCCTGCACGCACTGCCCGCACTCGCCATGTTCCAGAAGCCCGCCTTCCCTGGATTCTACCAGGTGCTGCAGATACAAGACCAGGCGGTGCTGCAGTGCCTCTCCAACATAAAGCAGAACACCGGCAACGACTACGTCGGTGGGTTCCTGACGAAGACCCAGCATACGCGCGACTTCCAAAATGTCGCGATGCCGATGCTGAGGGACGACGCTGGAGCGGTGCAGTCGTACGAAGAGATGCACGTGCACGGCACGCTGCTACAGGTGATAACGATCACACCCCACCTATCGCACCAGGGCGGCCAGGTCATACTGATGCCGCACCGCCGCATCAAGATGACCGGCATACACGCCGAGCCGTCGGAGTCGTACCCGCTTTTCAGGGTATCCATCGAGTACGTTGAGGACGACCTCAAGAACTTCGAGGACTCCCGCgtgaccaaggcgctgcaTCTGGAAATCATCGCCACGGTCAAGGAGCTCATCAAGACCTCCAACTTCTACAAGGAGCACTTCGACCACATCATCCGCATATACAACCTGGACAACCCGTCGCGAATCGCGGACCTCATCGCGGGCATCTCGATGGCGAAACGCGACCAGCTGCAGGCCATCCTGGCCGAGGTCAATATCGACAAGAGGCTGGCCATGGTGCTCGAGGTCGCGAAGAACGACCTCGAGTTCGCGAAGGTGCAGGCCGAGGTGAAGACGCAGATCGAGGAGAAGATGTCGCGCGAGCAGCGCAAGTACATCCTCACGGAGCAGATGAAGATGATTCGCAAGGAGCTGGGCCTGGAAAGCGACGACAAAAACACGCTGATCGAGGCGTTCGAAACCGAGTACGCCAAGGTTGAGAAGTTCATGAGCAAGGAGGCCTCGGAGAGCTACAAGAGCGGCATCAGCAGGCTGAAGCAGCTTGAGACGTCGAGCGCCGAGTTTGGCGTATGCAGGTCCCACCTCGAGTGGCTGCTGGGCATGCCCTGGGGCAAGTTCACGAAGGATTCGCGCGACATACGTAACGCACGGCAGGTGCTGGACAAGCACCACTTCGGCCTGAAGGACGTGAAAACCCGGCTGATGGAGTACATGGCGACGTCGATACTGAAGGGCACAGCCAACGGCAAGATCATCTGCCTGGCTGGTCCCCCGGGAGTGGGTAAGACATCCATCGCCACCTCGGTGGCCGAGCTGCTGGGCAGGAAGCTGTATAGGTTTTCGCTCGGCGGGCTTTTCGATGTGGCCGAGCTCCGAGGCCACAGGCGCACCTACGTCGGCGCGCTGCCCGGCAAGTTCGTCCAGGCCCTGAAGTACACGGGCTCCATGAACCCGCTGATAGTGCTCGACGAGATCGACAAGCTGGGCAGGGACGCCAGGGGCGACCCCGcttcggcgctgctggaggtcCTCGACCCGTCGCAGAACGAGAACTTCCGCGACTACTACCTGGACATTCCGGTGGACCTGTCGCACGTGCTCTTCATCTGCACCGCCAACGCAGTTGACACCATCCCGGGGCCGCTGATCGACCGCATGGAGATCATCAACATCCCCGGCTACCTGCCTGAGGAGAAGCTGCAAATCGCCAAGAACTACCTGATCCCGCAGACCCTCAAGTCCACCGGGCTCCAACCCGACGTCATTGAGATGCCGGATTCCACCATACAGGCGGTGATCCAGCACTACTCCCGCGAAGCTGGCGTGCGCAGCCTGCTGCGCTGTATCGAGAAAATCTACCGGAAGGTTGCGCTTAACATTGTCATGGACAACGCCGACAAACTGGAGCCAGCCGCTGTGAACAGCGGGGAGGAACCCCCAATTGTGCTGAGTGACCGTGATGATGCGAAGGATTCCGGCGCCATTGCGGTTACTAACGCCGACGAAGGTGCGTCCACAGCTGCCTCCAGCGAGCGCGGCGACCAGTCCGCCGAAGCTGGCGCTGTGGATGCAACCATGTGCTCCGTGCTTTCGGGCGTAGACAAGTTGGTGATCGAAGAGGACAAGTTGCAGTCGTACTTGGGCGTGCCGATATACACCAGGGACGCGCTCCATCCCTACCCGCTGCCCTACGGCGTGGTCATGGGATTAGCGTGGACCAACGCCGGCGGCGCCACCATGTACGTGGAGGCCCGCGGCCAAATGGTCGACAAGCGCGGCAACATCGTGGAGCCCAATCGCAAACCGGCGTCCGAGATCGCCGCCGAAACTGCAACTGCTGAAGAGCCAAGTGAGGAGTCCAGCTTCGGGTCATTCCACGGCACGCTGAAGGTGACGGGGCACCTGGGGAACGTCATGACGGAAAGCTCGCAGATCGCGCTCACCTTCTGTAAGACGTTCATACGCAAGCACCAGCCGCGCAACCTCTTCTTGGACGAGGCGCATATCCACATCCACGTGCCGGAGGGTGCCACTCCGAAGGATGGCCCCAGCGGCGGCATCACCATGGCGTCTGCCCTCatctccgccgccgccaagaaGCGCATACGGCCCCACCTCGCCATGACCGGGGAGCTCACGCTTTCGggcaaggtgctgcgcGTCGGCGGCATCAAGGAAAAGCTGATCGCCGCCATCCGCGAGGGCGTGACGACCGTGGTTTTGCCGAAGACCAACGAGCCGGACGTTCTGGACCTTGAAGAGAGCGTCACCAGCAAGCTCGAGGTTATCTACGTGGACTGCTACGACGACGTGTACGCTGCCGTTTTTGAGCACGAGTGA